A portion of the Sphingobacterium spiritivorum genome contains these proteins:
- a CDS encoding DEAD/DEAH box helicase produces the protein MNPFLELGIRHEVVNAISELGFEKPSPIQEKAIPVLLTGNDDFVGLAQTGTGKTAAFGLPLLEQLDFSQKHPQALVLCPTRELCLQIAKDLEKFAKYIDDVHVVAVYGGANISDQLRQIRRGVQIVVATPGRMLDIIGRNAIDFSNVKYVVLDEADEMLNMGFQEDINNILSETPEEKKTWLFSATMPREVRRIAQNYMTDPVELTVGTKNTGNANIEHHYYLIRAKDKYAAFKRIVDSNPEIFGIVFCRTKIETQEIAEALIKDGYNADSLHGDLSQQQRDKVMKRYRDRSLQLLIATDVAARGIDVNDVTHVINFSLPDEVENYTHRSGRTARAGKTGISLSLVNVKELSKIRHIEKIIGKSFERKQVPQGAEVCEKQLFSIVSKIENVEVNDDQITPFLPTIMENLEALSKEDIIKRFASLEFNRFLDYYKNAPDLNIEARDNERGERGDRRDDRSRGGSKGYTRLFMNLGSVDEFTRGDMLGFICNNAKISGKSIGKIDLKGVFTFFEVQDEEVEKVFSGFQNVDFNGRNVRIEVSGEGRSESRGGGRSRGGDRGGRREGGYRGGERRSGGERRDRRDGGNGGGFRDFSGKRKESKSKY, from the coding sequence ATGAACCCATTTTTAGAACTGGGAATCCGTCATGAAGTTGTTAATGCCATCTCTGAGTTAGGTTTCGAAAAACCTTCTCCTATTCAGGAAAAAGCCATTCCTGTTTTACTGACTGGTAACGACGATTTTGTCGGATTAGCCCAAACTGGCACAGGAAAGACCGCGGCATTTGGTCTTCCATTATTAGAACAATTAGACTTTTCTCAAAAACATCCTCAAGCGTTGGTATTATGTCCAACACGTGAACTTTGTTTGCAAATTGCGAAAGATTTAGAAAAATTTGCGAAATACATCGATGATGTACATGTAGTAGCGGTATACGGAGGTGCAAATATCTCTGACCAACTACGTCAAATCCGTCGTGGTGTACAAATCGTAGTAGCGACTCCTGGTCGTATGCTTGATATCATTGGCCGTAATGCCATTGATTTCTCCAATGTAAAATATGTTGTATTAGATGAAGCGGATGAAATGCTTAACATGGGCTTTCAGGAAGACATCAACAATATATTGTCAGAAACTCCGGAAGAGAAAAAAACCTGGTTGTTTTCTGCAACAATGCCTAGAGAGGTACGTCGTATAGCTCAAAATTATATGACTGATCCTGTGGAATTGACTGTTGGCACCAAGAATACAGGTAATGCCAATATCGAGCACCACTATTACCTGATCAGAGCAAAAGATAAGTATGCAGCATTCAAACGTATCGTTGATTCCAATCCTGAAATCTTCGGTATTGTCTTCTGCCGTACTAAGATCGAAACGCAAGAAATTGCTGAAGCGCTTATCAAAGATGGTTATAATGCAGATTCATTGCATGGTGACCTTTCACAACAACAACGTGATAAAGTTATGAAACGTTACCGTGACCGTAGCTTACAATTGTTGATCGCAACAGACGTAGCTGCCCGTGGTATTGACGTTAATGACGTAACACACGTTATCAACTTCTCCCTGCCGGATGAAGTAGAGAATTACACACACCGTTCAGGCCGTACAGCCCGTGCAGGTAAAACAGGTATCTCTCTTTCATTGGTAAATGTGAAAGAATTAAGCAAAATTCGTCACATTGAGAAAATCATTGGTAAATCTTTCGAAAGAAAGCAAGTTCCTCAAGGAGCTGAAGTTTGTGAAAAACAATTATTCTCGATCGTAAGCAAAATTGAGAATGTAGAAGTCAATGATGATCAGATTACTCCATTCCTTCCTACTATCATGGAAAACCTGGAGGCTCTTTCAAAAGAAGACATCATCAAAAGATTTGCTTCATTAGAATTCAACAGATTCCTGGATTATTATAAAAATGCTCCGGATCTAAACATAGAAGCACGTGATAACGAACGTGGAGAACGTGGCGACAGACGTGATGATCGTTCACGTGGTGGTTCTAAAGGATATACACGCCTTTTCATGAACTTAGGTTCAGTAGACGAATTCACACGTGGAGATATGTTAGGATTTATCTGTAACAACGCTAAAATTTCCGGCAAATCGATCGGTAAAATCGATCTTAAAGGAGTGTTCACATTCTTTGAAGTACAGGATGAAGAAGTAGAGAAAGTATTCTCTGGATTCCAGAATGTAGATTTCAACGGACGTAATGTACGCATTGAAGTTTCAGGCGAAGGCAGAAGCGAAAGTCGTGGTGGCGGAAGAAGTCGTGGTGGAGACCGTGGCGGAAGACGTGAAGGCGGATATCGTGGTGGCGAGCGCAGAAGCGGTGGTGAAAGACGTGATCGTCGTGATGGAGGAAATGGCGGTGGCTTCCGTGATTTTTCCGGAAAACGCAAAGAATCCAAAAGCAAATATTAA
- a CDS encoding OmpA family protein → MKLNLKSAAVFTIAGLLTSTSFAQSTATVEGTTPFGSTSEYRTWSFGVNAGVLNLSNVFGVNRRGYNSLENNIGYSAYIKKQISPSFGLKAQYLGGKVAGKTEDGSRSYETKTPWSAALSGEFTLANTNFRFLNSIIKPYFALGIGALNFEPTTKVGNTETTHGSKTKLFVPADFGFKFAISKGVNLDLGYQLNWANQDFDGARVGTIKHDLFSYAHAGVEFALGSSSKPALSNSNPVATLVNDYTAKYDQLKAEREALVAANNALKSQVDQLNADLKDDDGDGVANKYDKCPNTPSGTKVDGAGCPLPVAETKVVEKIVVTEADKKVVDEAIKDLEFDLGKSTIRPTSYPSLDRVASLLIEKNFSLKLAGHTDNTGSMQTNLRLSKERAEAVKAYLTSKGANPSRIEATGYGPNQPIATNATAEGRQQNRRVEFTLY, encoded by the coding sequence ATGAAATTAAATTTAAAATCAGCAGCAGTATTCACTATTGCCGGATTATTAACAAGTACTTCATTTGCACAGAGCACAGCTACTGTTGAAGGAACAACACCATTCGGATCTACTTCTGAATACCGTACATGGTCTTTTGGTGTCAATGCAGGTGTATTAAACCTTAGCAATGTGTTCGGCGTAAATCGCAGAGGATACAATTCACTGGAAAACAACATCGGATACAGTGCTTATATCAAAAAACAAATTTCACCTTCTTTTGGATTAAAAGCACAGTACTTAGGCGGAAAAGTTGCCGGAAAAACGGAAGACGGATCACGTTCTTATGAAACTAAGACACCTTGGTCAGCAGCTTTATCAGGAGAATTCACACTTGCCAATACTAATTTCAGATTTTTAAACAGTATTATTAAACCTTATTTTGCTCTTGGTATCGGTGCCTTGAATTTTGAGCCTACTACAAAAGTTGGCAACACAGAAACGACACATGGCTCCAAAACAAAATTATTTGTTCCTGCAGATTTCGGATTTAAATTCGCTATTTCTAAAGGTGTAAATCTGGATCTGGGATATCAGTTAAACTGGGCTAATCAGGACTTCGACGGTGCTCGTGTAGGAACGATCAAACATGACCTGTTCTCATACGCACATGCAGGTGTTGAATTTGCATTAGGAAGTTCTTCAAAACCAGCATTGAGCAACAGTAACCCTGTAGCTACCTTAGTCAATGATTATACAGCTAAATACGATCAGTTAAAAGCTGAACGTGAAGCATTAGTAGCAGCTAACAATGCACTTAAATCTCAGGTAGATCAGTTAAATGCTGATTTGAAAGATGATGACGGTGATGGTGTAGCTAATAAATACGACAAATGTCCTAATACACCTTCAGGAACTAAAGTAGACGGAGCAGGATGTCCTCTTCCGGTTGCGGAAACTAAAGTGGTAGAAAAAATCGTTGTTACGGAAGCAGACAAAAAAGTAGTTGATGAAGCCATTAAAGATCTGGAATTCGATCTTGGTAAATCTACGATCCGTCCTACTTCTTACCCAAGCCTTGACCGTGTAGCTTCCTTATTAATCGAGAAAAACTTCAGCCTTAAATTAGCGGGTCACACCGACAATACAGGATCTATGCAAACGAATCTTAGATTATCTAAAGAACGTGCAGAAGCTGTAAAAGCATACTTAACAAGCAAAGGTGCTAATCCTTCACGTATCGAGGCAACAGGTTACGGTCCAAACCAACCTATCGCTACTAACGCTACTGCAGAAGGTCGTCAGCAAAACCGTCGTGTAGAATTCACATTATATTAA
- a CDS encoding OmpA family protein → MKINYKKAAMFAAAGLLTTASFAQEHNTKTIEGTTPFGSTSQYRTWSIGVNAGVLNQGNIFGFNRKGYDDLDHNVGYSAYIKKQISPSFGLKAQYMGGKVGGAYKDGTQSFETKTPWSAALSGEFTLANTNFRFFNSIIKPYFAIGLGALNFEPTTTVGGTATTQDSQTKLFVPADFGLKFAIAKGVNLDLGYQLNWANQDFDGGTAGTYKNDLFSYAHAGLEFSLGSPSKPALSNSNPVATLVNDYTAKYDQLKAEREALVAANNALKSQVDQLNSDLKDDDGDGVANKYDKCPNTPSGTKVDGSGCPLPVAETKVVEKIVVTEEDRKVVDEAIKNLEFDLGKSTIRSTSYPSLDRVAALLIEKNFSLKLAGHTDNTGSMKTNLRLSKERAEAVKAYLSGKGANPSRIEATGYGPNQPIASNATAEGRQQNRRVEFTLY, encoded by the coding sequence ATGAAAATTAATTACAAAAAAGCAGCAATGTTCGCCGCAGCAGGATTATTAACAACTGCATCATTCGCTCAGGAACACAACACAAAAACTATTGAAGGTACGACCCCGTTTGGTTCTACTTCTCAATACCGTACGTGGTCAATTGGTGTGAATGCAGGTGTACTGAATCAAGGTAATATCTTTGGTTTCAACCGTAAAGGTTATGATGATTTAGATCATAATGTTGGATACAGTGCTTATATCAAGAAACAAATCTCTCCTTCTTTCGGTTTGAAAGCACAGTATATGGGAGGTAAAGTTGGTGGTGCTTACAAAGATGGTACGCAGTCATTCGAAACAAAAACGCCTTGGTCAGCAGCTTTATCCGGAGAGTTCACATTAGCGAACACAAACTTCAGATTTTTCAACAGTATCATCAAACCTTACTTTGCGATTGGTTTAGGTGCATTGAATTTTGAACCAACTACTACAGTAGGAGGAACAGCAACTACTCAGGATTCACAAACTAAACTTTTTGTTCCTGCAGATTTCGGGTTGAAATTCGCAATTGCTAAAGGAGTTAATCTGGATTTAGGTTACCAATTAAACTGGGCTAATCAGGATTTCGATGGCGGAACAGCAGGTACTTATAAAAACGATCTGTTCTCATATGCTCACGCAGGTTTGGAATTCTCATTGGGTAGTCCTTCAAAACCAGCATTAAGCAACAGTAACCCTGTAGCAACTCTGGTAAATGATTACACTGCTAAATACGATCAGCTGAAAGCAGAACGTGAAGCATTAGTAGCAGCTAACAATGCACTTAAATCTCAGGTAGATCAGTTAAATTCAGATCTTAAAGATGATGACGGTGACGGTGTAGCTAACAAATATGACAAATGTCCTAATACACCTTCAGGAACTAAAGTAGACGGATCAGGATGTCCTCTTCCAGTTGCTGAAACTAAAGTTGTAGAGAAAATTGTAGTTACAGAAGAAGATAGAAAAGTAGTAGACGAAGCTATTAAAAACCTTGAGTTTGATCTTGGTAAATCTACTATCCGCTCTACTTCATACCCAAGTCTTGATCGTGTAGCTGCTTTATTAATCGAGAAAAACTTCAGCCTGAAATTAGCTGGTCACACAGATAACACAGGTTCTATGAAAACAAATCTTAGATTATCTAAAGAACGTGCAGAAGCTGTAAAAGCATATTTATCAGGTAAAGGTGCTAATCCTTCCCGTATCGAAGCAACAGGTTATGGTCCAAACCAACCCATCGCTTCTAATGCGACAGCAGAAGGTCGTCAGCAAAACCGTCGTGTAGAATTTACATTATATTAG
- a CDS encoding universal stress protein — protein MNKPLLVPVDFSENAQTAVSYAAQIADISKRDVHVIHIMTEHTNRFANATWNKDLMEPLIKEALAQLDTFLLPVKANHPNITFTTAIRDGVLTDQLLDEAKGEKYAAIVMGTKGSSGLDSVFIGSNAYDVIKTTETPVLIVPKHSEALQLNNIALLCNFKDGELEVLKQAVSLFGNKFHLQLVHINRTDEDVETVDQKLRMWIDRIIQETQIDDISYIVKSPAYFYRNKETIAHAIQQILIDESVDLLLVTKGRKNFFRYIFSENITKELAFQSKIPNLFARI, from the coding sequence ATGAATAAACCACTTTTAGTTCCTGTAGATTTTTCAGAGAATGCACAGACAGCAGTTTCTTATGCAGCTCAGATAGCGGATATATCCAAACGTGATGTGCATGTGATACACATCATGACGGAACACACAAACAGATTTGCGAATGCCACATGGAACAAGGATCTTATGGAACCGCTTATCAAAGAAGCATTGGCACAGCTTGATACATTTTTGCTGCCTGTAAAAGCCAACCATCCGAACATTACATTTACAACAGCTATCCGAGACGGCGTGTTGACCGATCAGCTGCTGGATGAGGCGAAAGGAGAAAAATACGCTGCAATCGTAATGGGAACAAAAGGTTCCTCCGGATTAGATTCTGTATTTATAGGCAGTAATGCTTATGATGTCATCAAAACCACAGAAACACCAGTGTTAATAGTTCCAAAGCATAGTGAAGCATTGCAACTCAATAATATTGCGTTGCTCTGTAATTTTAAAGATGGAGAGCTGGAAGTGTTAAAACAAGCAGTAAGTCTGTTTGGAAATAAGTTTCATCTGCAGTTAGTACATATTAATCGTACAGACGAAGATGTAGAGACCGTAGATCAGAAGTTGAGAATGTGGATTGACAGAATTATTCAGGAAACACAGATTGATGATATCTCTTATATTGTCAAATCACCGGCATATTTCTATCGGAATAAAGAAACTATTGCCCACGCCATCCAGCAGATTCTTATTGACGAATCAGTAGATTTACTGTTAGTAACAAAAGGAAGAAAGAACTTTTTCCGTTATATTTTTTCTGAAAACATTACTAAAGAACTTGCTTTCCAGAGTAAAATCCCCAATCTTTTTGCCCGAATATAG
- a CDS encoding universal stress protein, producing MKKTLLVPTDFSNNSLYAAKYASKLAIERDYSIHLIHYYTTASSSFPTEELSKEFENSAILKADITILEFERKLQEEFPSVHYTHRTSRGLLKEDLPLEARKEGYEAIVMGTKGLGDNDSALWGSNTSAIASKSPIPLLAIPAYYTVFKTNRIALLTNFKEDELHTLNEFTDTFGEINALDLIHVYQENEQETTVIQKIEAWKSRIFQQLAIEHINYYIDKEQKDKEDLDTVPEVIHKLVEQHAPDIVLITKSRKSFFKRLFYPSVSKAVVLDINKPSYFSKVSL from the coding sequence ATGAAAAAAACGCTTTTAGTTCCTACAGATTTCTCTAACAATTCCCTTTATGCCGCAAAATATGCGTCAAAGCTGGCTATTGAACGGGATTATTCTATACACCTTATTCATTATTATACAACAGCTTCATCATCTTTTCCAACAGAGGAATTGAGTAAAGAGTTTGAGAACAGTGCAATATTGAAAGCCGACATAACTATTCTGGAGTTTGAGAGAAAATTACAGGAAGAATTTCCTTCCGTGCATTATACTCACCGCACCTCCAGAGGATTACTGAAAGAAGATCTCCCGCTGGAAGCCAGAAAAGAAGGTTATGAAGCAATTGTAATGGGTACGAAAGGACTTGGAGACAATGATAGTGCGCTTTGGGGTAGTAATACATCTGCTATTGCATCGAAATCACCAATTCCCTTGCTCGCCATTCCTGCTTATTATACTGTATTCAAAACAAACAGAATTGCATTGCTCACCAACTTTAAAGAAGATGAACTTCACACCCTGAATGAATTCACTGACACCTTTGGTGAAATTAACGCACTTGATCTTATCCATGTGTATCAGGAAAATGAACAGGAAACAACCGTCATACAAAAGATCGAAGCCTGGAAATCCAGGATTTTTCAGCAACTCGCTATAGAGCATATTAATTATTATATTGACAAAGAACAAAAAGATAAAGAGGATCTGGACACAGTGCCCGAAGTTATCCATAAACTGGTAGAACAACATGCTCCGGATATTGTACTGATCACCAAATCAAGAAAATCATTTTTCAAACGTCTGTTTTACCCATCAGTGTCTAAAGCAGTCGTTCTGGATATTAACAAACCCTCGTATTTCTCAAAAGTATCATTATGA
- the alaS gene encoding alanine--tRNA ligase produces the protein MTNREIREAFLNFFKSKNHQIVPSAPVVVKNDPTLMFTNAGMNQFKDFFLGEAQPKHSRIADTQRCLRVSGKHNDLEEVGIDTYHHTLFEMLGNWSFGDYFKKEAIEWAWELLTVVYKLDKDRLYVTIFEGDDSEGLVKDTEAYDFWKSWISEDRILLGNKKDNFWEMGETGPCGPCSEIHYDMRTEEERLTTPGQSLVNADHPQVIEIWNLVFMQFNRLKNGNLESLPAKHVDTGMGFERLVRAIQGKSSNYDTDVFQPMISFIAQKAGIQYGADEKTDIAMRVLSDHIRAVSFAIADGQLPSNNKAGYVIRRILRRAVRYAYTFLNFKTPFINELVPLLAKEFEGVFDELFQQQDFVQKVVLEEEVSFLRTLVTGVQRFEAYAESNTAVGGEFAFELFDTYGFPIDLTELLAREKGLEVDMAGFQEALQIQKDRSRAATAIDTGDWVAVSEDDQVEFVGYDDLKATTEIVKYRKVTAKGKEQYQLVLSVTPFYAEGGGQVGDSGLLVSESTGEKIYITDTKKENGLIVHFTNTLPLQMEGAFEAKVDVQKRLDTENNHSATHLLHAALKEVLGTHVNQKGSLVNADILRFDISHFSKVTEEELKQVEDIVNAKIRENIPLKEQRHVPFQQALDSGVTALFGEKYGDYVRVITFDDKFSKELCGGTHVKATGQIGFFKIISESAVAAGVRRIEAITGTKCAAVIREHFDLVHRLGELLHNPKDFVSTLSKVIDENSALKKEIEKSIIEKSLALKSDLEQKIQQINGVNFLATQVELPNAEALKTLAYALKGAVDNLFLVLGADFEGKPNLTVVVSDQLAKERGLNAGTIVRELAKEINGGGGGQPFFATAGGKNPEGLPAAIAKAKNYIQ, from the coding sequence ATGACTAATAGAGAAATTCGCGAAGCATTTTTGAATTTTTTCAAAAGTAAAAATCACCAGATTGTCCCTTCAGCTCCTGTTGTAGTTAAAAATGATCCTACATTAATGTTTACAAATGCAGGAATGAACCAGTTTAAAGATTTTTTTCTGGGGGAAGCACAACCTAAACATTCGCGTATAGCAGATACACAACGTTGTCTGCGTGTGTCGGGTAAGCATAATGATCTGGAAGAAGTAGGGATAGATACATACCACCATACTTTATTCGAGATGTTAGGTAACTGGAGTTTTGGTGATTATTTCAAAAAAGAAGCTATCGAATGGGCTTGGGAATTGCTGACAGTAGTCTATAAACTGGATAAGGATCGTTTGTATGTTACCATTTTTGAAGGAGATGATTCTGAGGGATTGGTGAAAGATACCGAAGCCTATGATTTCTGGAAATCATGGATATCTGAAGACCGCATTTTGTTGGGTAATAAAAAAGATAATTTCTGGGAAATGGGGGAGACCGGCCCTTGCGGTCCGTGTTCGGAGATCCATTATGATATGCGTACAGAAGAGGAACGGTTAACGACACCCGGACAAAGTCTGGTGAATGCAGATCATCCACAGGTTATCGAAATCTGGAATTTAGTATTTATGCAGTTTAACCGCCTGAAAAATGGTAATCTGGAATCTCTTCCTGCTAAACATGTGGATACAGGGATGGGATTTGAGCGTCTGGTAAGAGCTATTCAGGGAAAATCATCAAATTATGATACGGATGTTTTTCAGCCTATGATCAGTTTTATTGCTCAAAAGGCAGGAATTCAATACGGTGCAGATGAAAAGACAGATATCGCTATGCGTGTATTGTCTGATCACATACGTGCGGTTAGTTTTGCCATAGCAGACGGACAGTTGCCTTCTAATAATAAGGCGGGATATGTTATCCGCCGGATTTTGCGTCGTGCTGTACGATATGCGTACACCTTCCTGAATTTCAAAACTCCGTTTATCAACGAGTTGGTTCCATTGTTAGCTAAAGAATTTGAGGGTGTGTTTGATGAGCTTTTCCAACAGCAGGATTTTGTTCAGAAAGTTGTTCTGGAAGAAGAGGTTTCTTTTTTAAGAACTTTAGTAACGGGTGTACAACGTTTTGAAGCGTATGCTGAATCCAATACTGCAGTAGGGGGTGAGTTTGCATTTGAACTGTTTGATACTTATGGGTTTCCGATAGATCTGACTGAATTGCTTGCGAGAGAGAAGGGATTGGAAGTTGATATGGCAGGTTTTCAGGAAGCGCTTCAAATCCAGAAAGACAGATCCCGGGCCGCTACGGCAATAGATACCGGAGACTGGGTTGCTGTAAGTGAAGACGATCAGGTTGAGTTTGTCGGATATGATGATCTGAAAGCTACTACTGAAATTGTTAAGTACAGAAAAGTCACAGCTAAAGGGAAAGAGCAATATCAACTTGTACTCAGCGTGACTCCATTTTATGCAGAAGGTGGTGGTCAGGTTGGTGACTCAGGGCTGCTCGTTTCCGAGTCTACAGGAGAAAAGATTTATATTACAGATACAAAGAAAGAAAATGGACTGATCGTTCATTTTACAAATACACTTCCTTTACAGATGGAAGGTGCTTTTGAGGCGAAAGTAGATGTTCAGAAAAGACTGGATACTGAAAATAACCATTCTGCCACCCACTTATTACACGCTGCGCTGAAAGAAGTATTGGGTACGCATGTAAATCAAAAGGGATCTCTGGTAAATGCGGATATTCTCAGGTTTGATATTTCTCATTTTTCGAAAGTAACAGAGGAGGAACTTAAGCAGGTGGAAGATATTGTGAATGCTAAGATCCGGGAGAATATTCCATTGAAAGAACAGCGTCATGTGCCATTCCAACAGGCACTGGACTCTGGTGTTACGGCTTTATTCGGAGAAAAGTATGGAGACTATGTACGTGTCATCACTTTTGACGATAAATTTTCAAAAGAATTGTGTGGAGGTACGCACGTGAAAGCAACAGGACAAATAGGATTTTTTAAAATTATTTCTGAATCGGCTGTTGCTGCCGGTGTACGTCGTATAGAAGCTATCACAGGAACTAAATGTGCGGCTGTGATCCGTGAACATTTTGATCTGGTACATAGATTGGGCGAGCTGTTACATAATCCTAAAGATTTTGTATCTACACTTTCTAAGGTAATTGATGAGAATTCTGCGCTTAAGAAAGAGATTGAAAAAAGTATTATTGAAAAATCTTTAGCCTTAAAATCAGATCTGGAACAAAAGATTCAACAGATTAACGGCGTTAATTTCCTGGCGACACAGGTAGAATTACCAAATGCGGAAGCTTTAAAAACGTTAGCTTATGCGCTGAAGGGTGCAGTGGATAATTTGTTTCTTGTGTTAGGTGCTGATTTTGAAGGGAAACCTAATCTGACTGTTGTCGTCTCAGATCAGCTGGCAAAAGAAAGAGGATTGAACGCCGGAACAATTGTCAGAGAACTGGCTAAAGAGATTAATGGAGGCGGGGGCGGTCAACCGTTTTTTGCTACAGCAGGTGGTAAAAATCCGGAAGGATTACCTGCAGCAATCGCAAAAGCTAAAAATTACATACAATAA
- a CDS encoding TlpA disulfide reductase family protein — protein sequence MKRSLFAAVISLIMMACSNKEEYTVSGQIENPGNVKVVSLYEGDRKLDSVYLNENHKFSFVRPSTQARLLSLEAGKKRYYIIAQPGEEVTLKADLQKEPYEYEVTGSDLSAAIKEFAPVRIRRDVIQDSLQNEFAKRTDNLNAEQIESLRGEYMTKFKAALHYYNDRAIAFKNKHRDLAGFYAMSTLDPEVAEGEIIAYADEIKDEFKDNGYVEQFKQETAKLKVLAIGQPAPLFEAYTPQNKLVKLSDYKGKYTLVDFWASWCAPCRQENPNIVKQYHTFKGKGFDVLGVSLDNNPGPWMRAIADDKLEWTNISDLQAWGSEVVGLYRIKAIPTSYIVDPEGNIAAKNLRGKDLEEFLKKTLN from the coding sequence ATGAAAAGATCACTGTTTGCAGCCGTAATAAGCCTGATTATGATGGCATGTTCTAATAAGGAAGAATACACTGTTTCCGGACAAATCGAAAACCCCGGAAATGTAAAGGTTGTTTCACTTTATGAAGGTGATCGGAAACTGGATTCTGTATATCTGAATGAGAACCATAAGTTTTCTTTTGTAAGACCATCTACACAGGCAAGGCTACTTTCGCTGGAGGCTGGTAAAAAACGCTATTATATTATTGCTCAACCCGGCGAAGAAGTAACACTTAAAGCTGACCTTCAAAAGGAGCCTTACGAATATGAAGTAACGGGTTCTGATTTGTCCGCTGCGATTAAGGAATTTGCACCGGTAAGAATCAGGAGGGATGTAATTCAGGACTCTCTGCAGAATGAATTTGCAAAACGTACAGATAATCTCAATGCGGAGCAAATTGAAAGTCTGCGCGGAGAATATATGACCAAGTTTAAGGCAGCATTACATTATTATAACGATCGGGCGATCGCTTTTAAGAATAAGCATCGGGATCTGGCAGGCTTCTACGCGATGAGTACGCTGGATCCGGAGGTTGCAGAAGGAGAGATTATTGCTTATGCCGACGAGATTAAGGATGAGTTTAAGGACAACGGTTATGTGGAACAGTTTAAACAGGAAACCGCAAAACTAAAAGTATTGGCAATTGGTCAACCTGCTCCATTATTTGAAGCTTATACTCCGCAAAATAAGTTAGTCAAATTAAGCGATTATAAAGGTAAGTATACATTGGTGGATTTCTGGGCTTCATGGTGTGCTCCGTGCAGACAGGAAAATCCGAATATTGTGAAACAGTATCACACCTTTAAAGGTAAAGGATTCGATGTGTTAGGTGTTTCTCTGGATAATAATCCAGGTCCCTGGATGCGTGCGATTGCTGATGACAAACTGGAATGGACAAATATTTCTGATCTTCAGGCCTGGGGATCGGAGGTTGTAGGACTCTATCGCATCAAAGCTATACCTACTTCTTATATTGTCGATCCTGAAGGGAACATTGCAGCTAAGAATCTGAGAGGCAAAGATCTTGAAGAATTTTTGAAGAAAACATTAAATTAG
- a CDS encoding response regulator transcription factor, translating into MSSAKQKILVVDDEQDIVELIAYNLKREGYQVFTASNGKEAIAQAKEVNPDLIILDVMMPQMDGIEACRLMRAMPEFKHTFMVFLTARSEEYSEIAGFHVGADDYIAKPIKPRALMSRINAILRRNTAEDEIHEGNRLEVSDLVIDRDSFLAYRGTDKITLAKKEFELLYLLASKPNKVFTREQILKSIWEDSVVVTNRTIDVHIRKLREKIGENYVATVKGVGYKFELA; encoded by the coding sequence ATGAGCAGTGCAAAGCAAAAAATACTGGTGGTGGACGATGAACAAGACATTGTCGAATTAATCGCATACAATCTTAAACGGGAGGGCTATCAAGTGTTTACAGCTTCAAACGGTAAAGAGGCTATCGCACAGGCTAAGGAAGTGAATCCGGATCTCATTATTCTGGATGTTATGATGCCACAGATGGATGGTATAGAAGCTTGTCGTCTGATGCGGGCTATGCCTGAATTTAAGCATACCTTCATGGTTTTCCTGACTGCAAGAAGTGAAGAGTATTCAGAAATTGCCGGATTTCATGTCGGAGCAGATGATTATATCGCAAAACCGATCAAACCTCGCGCTTTGATGAGCAGAATCAATGCTATTCTGAGAAGAAATACTGCGGAAGATGAAATTCACGAAGGCAATCGTCTAGAAGTATCAGATCTTGTGATTGACCGAGATTCATTTCTTGCTTACAGAGGTACAGATAAAATTACACTGGCTAAGAAAGAATTTGAATTGTTGTATCTCCTGGCATCTAAACCTAATAAGGTGTTCACAAGAGAGCAGATTCTTAAAAGTATTTGGGAAGATTCAGTAGTTGTAACGAACAGGACTATTGATGTTCACATCCGTAAGTTAAGAGAAAAAATTGGTGAGAATTATGTCGCTACCGTCAAAGGAGTAGGCTATAAATTCGAACTTGCATAA